Proteins encoded within one genomic window of Gadus macrocephalus chromosome 16, ASM3116895v1:
- the arhgef12a gene encoding rho guanine nucleotide exchange factor 12 isoform X3: protein MSDTQSSFTDRFPKKAIRTSSILSKDHPPDKKPKSDKSPLPSNEFDPTGLVQRCVIIQKDENGFGLTVSGDNPVFVQLVKEDGAAMRAGVQTGDRIIKVNGTLVTHSNHVEVVKLIKSGSYVALTVLGRPPGLAQIPLSEAESEMLGLSVSSPNSPATERPYSPLDRLSSNMTPSPWDDTSGLYTQKALQRMISKEQQELQAMKEEYSRNPSPKLLKDIQEAKKHIPHLQGQYLKANGAAQEALPGGDVEDGGTFNPELSSSSRGDYSTDASWSSSPVQLLRGFGLGTPESLHQRVESCPSPKGTPRDSFHSCHSPDVEDTADLDPASPSTVSSPSSSRLVAQIIGAEDDYFDSDQEQTNGQCNSFQSIELIKSRPAHLAAFLHHVISQFDPAPLLCYLYADLYKQTNSKETRRVFMDLHNFFIDRGAHLKVPVPETMATDLDRRRTELIPEELNRQHVHTLQESLLPDIQRNLDDFRHKRSMGLTLAEAELTRLDQERTRDRVALDRERSYAESIVTKIEDVLLTTQNTEEEKCTTMQYVILTYMKHLGVRCKEPRSLESKRVRINFLPKIKKSIKTEKDGEEKVKKPRFPSILGPQRRPSRVEAGSVGKALEARARPQKQLSQPTLGANEYLERGGLRSSQSSEGSELMHSSPHTTSPPNSASYSPDTSRDVDFGGTPTSGGGSRLSDGLQTDPLDGLPYPASHFDLYALDQLQEEERENDRVTDGTPKVIRRLEGLSSTDVQSEDDQGTDSELDLLNWQQLVGKEVLAGLRPHDIKRQEVINELFCTERAHVRMLRVLDLVFYQKLSKEALLPATDIRSIFTNLEEVLQLHVSILEQMAAIRKKNESSVIDQIGDDLLSWFSGGEEVKIKQAVGTFCSNQPFSLEFIKTRQKKDSRFNAFIQEAESNRLCRRLQLKDIIPVEMQRLTKYPLLLDNIIKYTDNAAEKDKLKQASDCCRKILSHVNQAVKESEDKQRLEDYQRRLDLSSLKQTDNPMILELKNLDLTKRTLVHEGPLSWKVNKDKTIELYTLLLEDILVLLQKQDERLILKCHSKNLAGSADTKHIFSPIIKLNTVLVRSVATDNKSFFVLSMSDNGAQIYELMAPTVSDQQTWQRLITQRADAMKVKPHSVIPLPQTDTSTSGERDGVEMITAGVSRPSKDSDRTSTGSTQSSELKESGAEPGPVALGSTPGTNPFEGAKPCKGGAQKEEEEEEGEEGFVDPEHSYRAAEEGREGDSFSLYPSRADEALKTLASLKQALVTQLMSQEASERVQRCSGARLLRTTSLRTPVDGRARVLVHNGSEKGPVQTDDPAQDLGSGDTGFFDSPEDYAGSLVLEGYGGPGESSTDDEVAGGAGKQLSASRSCPADSGINLRFSTTSQAGSLSTFSRQVLSHLRSLQANLSYLKEVEAKYNNLIRQRSEKPASDMEGNKDKR, encoded by the exons ATGAGTGACACACAGTCCAGTTTCACTGACAG GTTTCCTAAGAAAGCGATCAG AACGAGCAGCATTCTCAGTAAAGATCACCCACCAGACAAGAAGCCCAAAAGTGATAAATCCCCACTTCCCTCGAATGAGTTTGACCCTACAG GTCTGGTTCAACGATGTGTAATCATCCAGAAAGATGAAAATGGCTTTGGGCTCACTGTCAGCGGTGACAACCCGGTGTTTGTGCAGCTCGTCAaagaag ATGGGGCTGCCATGCGGGCAGGTGTTCAGACGGGAGACCGCATCATCAAG GTGAACGGGACCCTGGTGACGCATTCGAATCACGTTGAAGTGGTGAAGCTCATCAAAT CGGGCTCCTATGTGGCCCTCACGGTGCTGGGGCGGCCCCCGGGGCTCGCCCAGATCCCCCTCTCAGAGGCGGAGTCGGAGATGCTGGGCCTGAGCGTCTCCTCCCCCAACTCTCCCGCCACCGAGCGCCCCTACAGTCCCCTGGACCGGCTCTCCTCAAACATGACCCCGTCGCCATGG GATGATACTAGCGGTCTCTACACCCAGAAAGCCTTGCAGCGGATGATCTCAAAGGAGCAGCAGGAGTTGCAG GCCATGAAGGAGGAGTACAGCAGGAACCCCTCCCCCAAACTACTGAAAGACATCCAGGAAGCTAAGAAACACATTCCTCATCTGCAGGGCCAGTACCTCAAGGCCAACGGGGCAGCCCAG GAGGCGCTTCCAGGCGGGGATGTGGAGGACGGTGGCACTTTCAACCCAgagctcagctcctcctccaggggagACTACAGCACGGACGCCTCCTGGAGCAGCTCTCCT GTGCAGCTTCTTCGTGGCTTCGGCCTGGGGACTCCAGAAAGCCTGCACCAACGGGTAGAGTCATGTCCAAGCCCCAAGGGCACCCCCAGGGACAGCttccactcctgccactccccGGACGTGGAGGATACCGCGGACCTG gaCCCAGCGTCCCCCAGTACCGTcagcagcccctcctcctcccgcctcgTCGCCCAGATCATCGGAGCTGAGGACGACTACTTTGATTCGGACCAGGAGCAG ACAAACGGCCAGTGTAACAGCTTCCAGAGCATCGAGCTGATCAAGTCGCGGCCCGCCCATCTTGCAGCCTTCCTGCACCACGTCATCTCTCAGTTCGACCCTGCTCCACTG TTGTGCTACCTCTATGCTGATCTGTACAAGCAGACCAACTCCAAAGAGACCAGGAGGGTTTTTATGGATCTGCACAACTTCTTCATTGACCGGGGAGCC CATTTAAAAGTCCCAGTCCCAGAGACCATGGCCACTGATCTCG ACCGACGGCGGACAGAGCTGATACCAGAGGAGCTCAACCGGCAGCACGTGCACACCCTGCAGGAATCCCTCCTCCCAGACATCCAGAGGAACCTGGACGACTTCAG GCACAAGCGCAGCATGGGCCTGACGCTGGCCGAGGCGGAGCTGACCCGGCTGGACCAGGAGCGGACCAGGGATCGCGTCGCCCTGGATAGGGAGCGCTCCTACGCCGAGAGCATCGTCACCAAGATAGAGGACGTCCT GTTGACGACGCAGAACACGGAGGAAGAGAAATG CACTACCATGCAATACGTCATCCTGACGTACATGAAGCACCTTGGCGTGAGATGCAAAGAGCCGCGCAGCCTGGAGTCCAAGCGGGTCCGCATCAACTTCCTGCCCAAGATCAAG AAGAGCATCAAGACTGAAAAAGACGGCGAGGAGAAGGTGAAGAAACCCCGGTTTCCCAGCATCCTCGGGCCTCAGCGCCGGCCGAGCCGCGTGGAAGCCGGCTCAG TGGGCAAGGCTTTGGAAGCACGGGCCCGGCCGCAGAAGCAGCTCTCCCAGCCCACGCTGGGGGCCAACGAGTACCTGGAGAGAGGGGGTCTGCGCAGCAGCCAGTCCAGCGAAGGCTCGGAGCTCATGCACTCCTCGCCCCACACAACCTCACCCCCCAACAGTGCCAGCTACAGCCCGGACACCAGCAGAGACGTCGATTTCG GTGGGACCCCGACCTCCGGCGGTGGCTCCAGACTGAGTGACGGCCTCCAGACGGACCCCCTGGACGGGCTCCCTTACCCTGCCTCGCACTTTGACCTCTATGCACTGGACCAACtgcaggaagaggagagggagaatgacCG GGTTACTGACGGAACACCCAAGGTCATACGGAG ACTCGAGGGACTGAGCAGCACAGATGTTCAGAGCGAGGACGACCAGGGCACGGACTCGGAGCTGGACCTGTTGAACTGGCAGCAGCTGGTGGGGAAGGAGGTGCTGGCCGGCCTCAGGCCCCACGACATCAAGAGGCAGGAGGTCATCAACG AGCTGTTCTGCACTGAGAGGGCCCACGTGCGCATGCTGCGAGTGCTGGACCTGGTCTTCTACCAGAAGCTCTCAAAGGAGGCCCTCCTGCCAGCCACAGACATCAGAAGCATCTTCACCAACCTGGAGGAGGTCCTGCAGCTGCAtg TTTCCATACTGGAGCAAATGGCAGCCATTCGGAAGAAGAATGAGTCCTCAGTAATTGATCAGATAGGAGATGACTTGCTCTCTTGG TTCAGCGGTGGCGAGGAGGTGAAGATCAAGCAGGCAGTGGGGACGTTCTGCAGCAACCAGCCCTTCTCCTTGGAGTTCATCAAGACCAGGCAGAAGAAGGACTCCCGCTTCAACGCCTTCATACAG GAGGCGGAGAGCAACAGACTCTGTCGCCGGCTGCAGCTGAAGGACATCATCCCCGTGGAGATGCAGCGGCTCACCAAGTACCCCTTGCTCCTCGACAACATCATCAAATACACAG ACAATGCAGCGGAGAAGGACAAGCTGAAGCAGGCCAGCGACTGCTGTAGGAAGATCCTGAGTCACGTCAACCAGGCCGTGAAGGAATCTGAGGACAAGCAG AGGCTAGAGGACTACCAGAGACGACtggacctctcctctctgaagcAGACCGACAACCCCATGATCCTGGAGCTCAAG aaCCTGGATCTCACCAAGAGGACCCTGGTGCACGAGGGACCGTTGTCGTGGAAAGTGAACAAAGACAAGACTATTG AGCTGTACACGCTGCTACTGGAGGACATCCTGGTGCTGCTGCAGAAGCAGGACGAGCGTCTGATCCTCAAGTGCCACAGTAAAAACCTGGCCGGCAGCGCCGACACCAAGCACATCTTCAGTCCCATCATCAAGCTCAACACCGTGCTGGTCCGCTCCGTGGCCACAG ACAACAAGTCATTCTTCGTCCTCTCCATGTCCGACAATGGCGCCCAAATTTACGAGCTCATGGCGCCAACCGTCTCGGACCAGCAAAC gtGGCAACGTCTGATCACACAGAGGGCGGACGCCATGAAGGTGAAGCCTCACAGCGTCATCCCGCTGCCACAGACCGA TACATCCACCAGCGGCGAGCGGGACGGCGTGGAGATGATCACCGCCGGCGTCTCCCGCCCGAGCAAAGACTCGGACCGCACGTCGACAGGCAGCACCCAATCCAGCG AGCTCAAAGAGAGCGGTGCGGAGCCTGGACCCGTGGCGCTGGGTTCCACACCAGGCACTAATCCCTTTGAAGGAGCCAAGCCCTGCAAGGGGGGGgcgcagaaggaggaggaggaggaggagggggaggaaggcttCGTCGACCCGGAGCACTCTTATCGAGCGGCTGAGGAAGGCCGGGAGGGGGACTCGTTCAGCCTGTACCCGTCCAGGGCAGACGAAGCGCTCAAGACAT TGGCGTCGTTGAAGCAGGCGCTGGTCACCCAGCTCATGTCCCAGGAAGCCAGCGAGCGTGTCCAGCGCTGCTCGGGGGCGCGCCTGCTGCGGACCACCTCCCTGCGGACCCCCGTGGACGGCCGCGCGCGCGTCCTGGTGCACAACGGCTCGGAGAAGGGCCCGGTGCAGACGGACGACCCCGCCCAGGACCTGGGCTCCGGGGACACGGGGTTCTTCGACTCCCCCGAGGACTATG CAGGATCCCTGGTCCTGGAGGGATACGGTGGGCCGGGAGAGAGCAGCACAGACGACGAGGTGGCGGGGGGCGCGGGCAAGCAGCTGAGCGCCTCGCGGAGCTGCCCGGCCGACTCGGGCATCAACCTGAGGTTCTCCACGACGTCGCAGGCCGGCAGTCTGTCCACCTTCAGCAGACAGGTCCTCTCTCACCTCCGCAGCCTGCAGGCCAACCTCAGCTATCTGAAG GAGGTGGAAGCCAAATATAATAATTTAATACGGCAAAGGTCAGAGAAACCTGCGTCAGACATGGAGGGGAACAAAG atAAGAGATAG
- the arhgef12a gene encoding rho guanine nucleotide exchange factor 12 isoform X2 — protein MSDTQSSFTDRFPKKAIRTSSILSKDHPPDKKPKSDKSPLPSNEFDPTEAVVEQRSGSVLAEGKAESCGLVQRCVIIQKDENGFGLTVSGDNPVFVQLVKEDGAAMRAGVQTGDRIIKVNGTLVTHSNHVEVVKLIKSGSYVALTVLGRPPGLAQIPLSEAESEMLGLSVSSPNSPATERPYSPLDRLSSNMTPSPWDDTSGLYTQKALQRMISKEQQELQAMKEEYSRNPSPKLLKDIQEAKKHIPHLQGQYLKANGAAQEALPGGDVEDGGTFNPELSSSSRGDYSTDASWSSSPVQLLRGFGLGTPESLHQRVESCPSPKGTPRDSFHSCHSPDVEDTADLDPASPSTVSSPSSSRLVAQIIGAEDDYFDSDQEQTNGQCNSFQSIELIKSRPAHLAAFLHHVISQFDPAPLLCYLYADLYKQTNSKETRRVFMDLHNFFIDRGAHLKVPVPETMATDLDRRRTELIPEELNRQHVHTLQESLLPDIQRNLDDFRHKRSMGLTLAEAELTRLDQERTRDRVALDRERSYAESIVTKIEDVLLTTQNTEEEKCTTMQYVILTYMKHLGVRCKEPRSLESKRVRINFLPKIKKSIKTEKDGEEKVKKPRFPSILGPQRRPSRVEAGSVGKALEARARPQKQLSQPTLGANEYLERGGLRSSQSSEGSELMHSSPHTTSPPNSASYSPDTSRDVDFGGTPTSGGGSRLSDGLQTDPLDGLPYPASHFDLYALDQLQEEERENDRVTDGTPKVIRRLEGLSSTDVQSEDDQGTDSELDLLNWQQLVGKEVLAGLRPHDIKRQEVINELFCTERAHVRMLRVLDLVFYQKLSKEALLPATDIRSIFTNLEEVLQLHVSILEQMAAIRKKNESSVIDQIGDDLLSWFSGGEEVKIKQAVGTFCSNQPFSLEFIKTRQKKDSRFNAFIQEAESNRLCRRLQLKDIIPVEMQRLTKYPLLLDNIIKYTDNAAEKDKLKQASDCCRKILSHVNQAVKESEDKQRLEDYQRRLDLSSLKQTDNPMILELKNLDLTKRTLVHEGPLSWKVNKDKTIELYTLLLEDILVLLQKQDERLILKCHSKNLAGSADTKHIFSPIIKLNTVLVRSVATDNKSFFVLSMSDNGAQIYELMAPTVSDQQTWQRLITQRADAMKVKPHSVIPLPQTDTSTSGERDGVEMITAGVSRPSKDSDRTSTGSTQSSELKESGAEPGPVALGSTPGTNPFEGAKPCKGGAQKEEEEEEGEEGFVDPEHSYRAAEEGREGDSFSLYPSRADEALKTLASLKQALVTQLMSQEASERVQRCSGARLLRTTSLRTPVDGRARVLVHNGSEKGPVQTDDPAQDLGSGDTGFFDSPEDYGSLVLEGYGGPGESSTDDEVAGGAGKQLSASRSCPADSGINLRFSTTSQAGSLSTFSRQVLSHLRSLQANLSYLKEVEAKYNNLIRQRSEKPASDMEGNKDKR, from the exons ATGAGTGACACACAGTCCAGTTTCACTGACAG GTTTCCTAAGAAAGCGATCAG AACGAGCAGCATTCTCAGTAAAGATCACCCACCAGACAAGAAGCCCAAAAGTGATAAATCCCCACTTCCCTCGAATGAGTTTGACCCTACAG AGGCTGTGGTGGAGCAGAGGAGTGGCAGTGTGCTGGCGGAGGGGAAGGCTGAGTCCTGTG GTCTGGTTCAACGATGTGTAATCATCCAGAAAGATGAAAATGGCTTTGGGCTCACTGTCAGCGGTGACAACCCGGTGTTTGTGCAGCTCGTCAaagaag ATGGGGCTGCCATGCGGGCAGGTGTTCAGACGGGAGACCGCATCATCAAG GTGAACGGGACCCTGGTGACGCATTCGAATCACGTTGAAGTGGTGAAGCTCATCAAAT CGGGCTCCTATGTGGCCCTCACGGTGCTGGGGCGGCCCCCGGGGCTCGCCCAGATCCCCCTCTCAGAGGCGGAGTCGGAGATGCTGGGCCTGAGCGTCTCCTCCCCCAACTCTCCCGCCACCGAGCGCCCCTACAGTCCCCTGGACCGGCTCTCCTCAAACATGACCCCGTCGCCATGG GATGATACTAGCGGTCTCTACACCCAGAAAGCCTTGCAGCGGATGATCTCAAAGGAGCAGCAGGAGTTGCAG GCCATGAAGGAGGAGTACAGCAGGAACCCCTCCCCCAAACTACTGAAAGACATCCAGGAAGCTAAGAAACACATTCCTCATCTGCAGGGCCAGTACCTCAAGGCCAACGGGGCAGCCCAG GAGGCGCTTCCAGGCGGGGATGTGGAGGACGGTGGCACTTTCAACCCAgagctcagctcctcctccaggggagACTACAGCACGGACGCCTCCTGGAGCAGCTCTCCT GTGCAGCTTCTTCGTGGCTTCGGCCTGGGGACTCCAGAAAGCCTGCACCAACGGGTAGAGTCATGTCCAAGCCCCAAGGGCACCCCCAGGGACAGCttccactcctgccactccccGGACGTGGAGGATACCGCGGACCTG gaCCCAGCGTCCCCCAGTACCGTcagcagcccctcctcctcccgcctcgTCGCCCAGATCATCGGAGCTGAGGACGACTACTTTGATTCGGACCAGGAGCAG ACAAACGGCCAGTGTAACAGCTTCCAGAGCATCGAGCTGATCAAGTCGCGGCCCGCCCATCTTGCAGCCTTCCTGCACCACGTCATCTCTCAGTTCGACCCTGCTCCACTG TTGTGCTACCTCTATGCTGATCTGTACAAGCAGACCAACTCCAAAGAGACCAGGAGGGTTTTTATGGATCTGCACAACTTCTTCATTGACCGGGGAGCC CATTTAAAAGTCCCAGTCCCAGAGACCATGGCCACTGATCTCG ACCGACGGCGGACAGAGCTGATACCAGAGGAGCTCAACCGGCAGCACGTGCACACCCTGCAGGAATCCCTCCTCCCAGACATCCAGAGGAACCTGGACGACTTCAG GCACAAGCGCAGCATGGGCCTGACGCTGGCCGAGGCGGAGCTGACCCGGCTGGACCAGGAGCGGACCAGGGATCGCGTCGCCCTGGATAGGGAGCGCTCCTACGCCGAGAGCATCGTCACCAAGATAGAGGACGTCCT GTTGACGACGCAGAACACGGAGGAAGAGAAATG CACTACCATGCAATACGTCATCCTGACGTACATGAAGCACCTTGGCGTGAGATGCAAAGAGCCGCGCAGCCTGGAGTCCAAGCGGGTCCGCATCAACTTCCTGCCCAAGATCAAG AAGAGCATCAAGACTGAAAAAGACGGCGAGGAGAAGGTGAAGAAACCCCGGTTTCCCAGCATCCTCGGGCCTCAGCGCCGGCCGAGCCGCGTGGAAGCCGGCTCAG TGGGCAAGGCTTTGGAAGCACGGGCCCGGCCGCAGAAGCAGCTCTCCCAGCCCACGCTGGGGGCCAACGAGTACCTGGAGAGAGGGGGTCTGCGCAGCAGCCAGTCCAGCGAAGGCTCGGAGCTCATGCACTCCTCGCCCCACACAACCTCACCCCCCAACAGTGCCAGCTACAGCCCGGACACCAGCAGAGACGTCGATTTCG GTGGGACCCCGACCTCCGGCGGTGGCTCCAGACTGAGTGACGGCCTCCAGACGGACCCCCTGGACGGGCTCCCTTACCCTGCCTCGCACTTTGACCTCTATGCACTGGACCAACtgcaggaagaggagagggagaatgacCG GGTTACTGACGGAACACCCAAGGTCATACGGAG ACTCGAGGGACTGAGCAGCACAGATGTTCAGAGCGAGGACGACCAGGGCACGGACTCGGAGCTGGACCTGTTGAACTGGCAGCAGCTGGTGGGGAAGGAGGTGCTGGCCGGCCTCAGGCCCCACGACATCAAGAGGCAGGAGGTCATCAACG AGCTGTTCTGCACTGAGAGGGCCCACGTGCGCATGCTGCGAGTGCTGGACCTGGTCTTCTACCAGAAGCTCTCAAAGGAGGCCCTCCTGCCAGCCACAGACATCAGAAGCATCTTCACCAACCTGGAGGAGGTCCTGCAGCTGCAtg TTTCCATACTGGAGCAAATGGCAGCCATTCGGAAGAAGAATGAGTCCTCAGTAATTGATCAGATAGGAGATGACTTGCTCTCTTGG TTCAGCGGTGGCGAGGAGGTGAAGATCAAGCAGGCAGTGGGGACGTTCTGCAGCAACCAGCCCTTCTCCTTGGAGTTCATCAAGACCAGGCAGAAGAAGGACTCCCGCTTCAACGCCTTCATACAG GAGGCGGAGAGCAACAGACTCTGTCGCCGGCTGCAGCTGAAGGACATCATCCCCGTGGAGATGCAGCGGCTCACCAAGTACCCCTTGCTCCTCGACAACATCATCAAATACACAG ACAATGCAGCGGAGAAGGACAAGCTGAAGCAGGCCAGCGACTGCTGTAGGAAGATCCTGAGTCACGTCAACCAGGCCGTGAAGGAATCTGAGGACAAGCAG AGGCTAGAGGACTACCAGAGACGACtggacctctcctctctgaagcAGACCGACAACCCCATGATCCTGGAGCTCAAG aaCCTGGATCTCACCAAGAGGACCCTGGTGCACGAGGGACCGTTGTCGTGGAAAGTGAACAAAGACAAGACTATTG AGCTGTACACGCTGCTACTGGAGGACATCCTGGTGCTGCTGCAGAAGCAGGACGAGCGTCTGATCCTCAAGTGCCACAGTAAAAACCTGGCCGGCAGCGCCGACACCAAGCACATCTTCAGTCCCATCATCAAGCTCAACACCGTGCTGGTCCGCTCCGTGGCCACAG ACAACAAGTCATTCTTCGTCCTCTCCATGTCCGACAATGGCGCCCAAATTTACGAGCTCATGGCGCCAACCGTCTCGGACCAGCAAAC gtGGCAACGTCTGATCACACAGAGGGCGGACGCCATGAAGGTGAAGCCTCACAGCGTCATCCCGCTGCCACAGACCGA TACATCCACCAGCGGCGAGCGGGACGGCGTGGAGATGATCACCGCCGGCGTCTCCCGCCCGAGCAAAGACTCGGACCGCACGTCGACAGGCAGCACCCAATCCAGCG AGCTCAAAGAGAGCGGTGCGGAGCCTGGACCCGTGGCGCTGGGTTCCACACCAGGCACTAATCCCTTTGAAGGAGCCAAGCCCTGCAAGGGGGGGgcgcagaaggaggaggaggaggaggagggggaggaaggcttCGTCGACCCGGAGCACTCTTATCGAGCGGCTGAGGAAGGCCGGGAGGGGGACTCGTTCAGCCTGTACCCGTCCAGGGCAGACGAAGCGCTCAAGACAT TGGCGTCGTTGAAGCAGGCGCTGGTCACCCAGCTCATGTCCCAGGAAGCCAGCGAGCGTGTCCAGCGCTGCTCGGGGGCGCGCCTGCTGCGGACCACCTCCCTGCGGACCCCCGTGGACGGCCGCGCGCGCGTCCTGGTGCACAACGGCTCGGAGAAGGGCCCGGTGCAGACGGACGACCCCGCCCAGGACCTGGGCTCCGGGGACACGGGGTTCTTCGACTCCCCCGAGGACTATG GATCCCTGGTCCTGGAGGGATACGGTGGGCCGGGAGAGAGCAGCACAGACGACGAGGTGGCGGGGGGCGCGGGCAAGCAGCTGAGCGCCTCGCGGAGCTGCCCGGCCGACTCGGGCATCAACCTGAGGTTCTCCACGACGTCGCAGGCCGGCAGTCTGTCCACCTTCAGCAGACAGGTCCTCTCTCACCTCCGCAGCCTGCAGGCCAACCTCAGCTATCTGAAG GAGGTGGAAGCCAAATATAATAATTTAATACGGCAAAGGTCAGAGAAACCTGCGTCAGACATGGAGGGGAACAAAG atAAGAGATAG